From Pseudonocardia autotrophica, one genomic window encodes:
- a CDS encoding macrolide family glycosyltransferase: MATVSHYVPLGAGHVNPTIGIVAELVRRGHRVSCFVPERFAEQLTGTGARIVPVPSTWEAAGLADPPQMHGRHLVRAMGYLLEETRMLVPLLARHPAPDLVLHDGVLAIWGRVLAQRWTVPSVEVWPNLVSNRHWSMNRYSKVNPLGPRFLAMMMKYALYLRGEGIRDIREFFEGGAATQRLVTVPRAFQYAGETFENFRFVGPVLGDRAAETEGWTPPEDGRPVLLASLGSAYNRRPDLYRTILSATAGRGWHVVLSIGEVDPAELGPLPADVEVHRRVPQVSVLRHATVFVTHAGMGGTMEGLAAGVPLVALPQMAEQRANADRIAELGLGRALDPATVTADQLWAAVRETAADPGIRERLNRMAGEIAAAGGASAAADEIERALPRQD; encoded by the coding sequence GTGGCCACCGTCTCGCACTACGTGCCGCTCGGCGCCGGGCACGTCAACCCGACGATCGGGATCGTCGCCGAGCTGGTCCGCCGCGGCCACCGGGTCAGCTGTTTCGTCCCGGAGCGGTTCGCCGAGCAGCTGACCGGGACCGGCGCCCGGATCGTGCCGGTGCCCTCGACCTGGGAGGCCGCCGGGCTCGCCGATCCACCCCAGATGCACGGCAGGCACCTGGTCCGCGCGATGGGGTACCTGCTCGAGGAGACCCGGATGCTGGTCCCGCTGCTGGCCCGGCACCCGGCCCCCGATCTCGTGCTGCACGACGGTGTCCTCGCGATCTGGGGCCGGGTGCTGGCGCAGCGCTGGACGGTGCCGTCGGTCGAGGTCTGGCCGAACCTGGTGAGCAACCGGCACTGGTCGATGAACCGCTACAGCAAGGTGAACCCGCTTGGTCCACGATTTCTCGCCATGATGATGAAATATGCTCTCTACCTGCGTGGCGAAGGAATCCGGGACATCCGGGAGTTCTTCGAGGGCGGCGCAGCGACGCAGCGGCTGGTCACCGTTCCCCGGGCGTTCCAGTACGCCGGGGAGACCTTCGAGAACTTCCGGTTCGTCGGGCCGGTGCTGGGCGACCGGGCCGCCGAGACCGAGGGCTGGACGCCGCCGGAGGACGGCCGGCCGGTGCTGCTGGCTTCACTCGGCAGCGCCTACAACCGGCGCCCCGATCTGTACCGGACGATCCTCTCGGCCACCGCCGGACGGGGCTGGCACGTCGTGCTGTCGATCGGCGAGGTCGATCCGGCCGAGCTGGGCCCGCTGCCCGCGGACGTCGAGGTGCACCGTCGGGTCCCGCAGGTCTCCGTGCTGCGGCACGCCACCGTCTTCGTGACGCACGCCGGGATGGGCGGGACGATGGAGGGGCTCGCCGCCGGGGTCCCGCTGGTGGCGCTGCCGCAGATGGCCGAGCAGCGCGCGAATGCCGACCGGATCGCCGAACTCGGGCTCGGCCGCGCCCTCGATCCGGCCACGGTCACCGCGGATCAGCTGTGGGCGGCGGTGCGGGAGACCGCTGCCGATCCCGGCATCCGCGAGCGGCTGAACCGGATGGCCGGCGAGATCGCGGCGGCCGGTGGTGCGTCGGCCGCGGCCGACGAGATCGAGCGGGCGCTCCCCCGGCAGGACTGA
- a CDS encoding YqgE/AlgH family protein — translation MREHRATRGAALPPVTPGSLLVAAPALGDPNFARTVIYMIEHRPHGSLGVVLNRPGRSAVRDVLPRWAGVTSDPGSMFVGGPVEAQTALCLAALRTGQSARGLTGLMPVRPPVQLVDLDSDPGPLAPRLRGLRIFAGYSGWDRGQLHGEIARGDWFVVPGLPDDLLTTSHDRLWERVLRRQGIPLALLATFPVDPAHN, via the coding sequence GTGCGGGAACACCGCGCCACCCGAGGCGCCGCCCTTCCCCCGGTCACACCGGGCAGCCTGCTCGTCGCCGCACCCGCTCTGGGTGATCCGAACTTCGCGCGGACCGTGATCTACATGATCGAGCACCGTCCGCACGGCAGCCTCGGTGTGGTGCTCAACCGCCCCGGTCGCTCCGCGGTGCGTGACGTGCTGCCCCGGTGGGCCGGGGTGACCAGTGATCCCGGCTCGATGTTCGTCGGCGGGCCGGTGGAGGCGCAGACCGCGCTCTGCCTGGCCGCGCTGCGCACCGGGCAGTCGGCCCGCGGGCTGACCGGGCTCATGCCCGTCCGGCCACCGGTGCAGCTGGTCGATCTGGACTCCGATCCGGGCCCGCTGGCGCCGCGGCTGCGCGGACTGCGGATCTTCGCCGGCTACTCGGGCTGGGACCGTGGGCAGCTGCACGGGGAGATCGCCCGCGGGGACTGGTTCGTGGTGCCCGGGCTGCCCGACGACCTGCTGACGACCTCGCACGACCGGCTGTGGGAGCGGGTGCTGCGCCGGCAGGGGATCCCGCTCGCGCTGCTGGCGACCTTCCCGGTCGATCCGGCGCACAACTGA